The proteins below come from a single Drosophila busckii strain San Diego stock center, stock number 13000-0081.31 chromosome X, ASM1175060v1, whole genome shotgun sequence genomic window:
- the LOC108606657 gene encoding platelet binding protein GspB isoform X4: protein MKLSVSAYRAHASAHKKILSSGYHSQLNYGSTGAAAASSSSSAAAAAATASGLYTMETHEHGGKFPKDMARAMECNSDTDVISPTGTSSSGGGGGGGGGPDNSGGHHKRHHKGSSSSSAAAAAAAAAAMAHDDAHSSDSKSPSQRKSRIGDGASDPDSDWTRSNQRWMKLRTTVQISSAIQKKPPLKREDSFLKRFSTRQIPETQETVEDTGSESASGDVDKTVKRRRRYLQKRRSVVNPDENFYFYWLMMLTICVLYNLWTLIVRQSFPELQQAVPTFWLICDSMTDVVFILDIIVQLRTGYLEQGLMVYDDKKLACHYVHSREFIFDMMALIPLDLLQLKMGTHPLLRFTRFFKVYRSVRFYYIVESRTVWPNLWRVVNLIHILLILAHWFGCFYFLLSEAEGFQGDWVYPYRPGDYATLTRKYLGSLYWSTLTLTTIGDLPTPETNAEYIFTIVSYLIGVFIFATIVGQVGNVITNRNANRLEFERLLDGAKTYMRHHKVPGGMKRRVLRWYDYSWSRGRIQGGGDINTALGLLPDKLKTELALHVNLSVLKKVTIFQECQPEFLHDLVLKMKAYIFTPGDSICRKGEVAREMFIIADGILEVLSETGKVLTTMKAGDFFGEIGILNLDGLNKRTADVRSVGYSELFSLSREDVLAAMKDYPDAQEILQTLGRKRLMEVRCVNKKYAKAQSDKEAAAYAAAHPHHSHAHAHGHGHHHQVHQSDSSENSASKKIVDKLKHDVKGFRNVLKKSRTSRKSDESLEMQPLHITSPRGSKIMLKRMSRVRSDDKDADSAEAKDELHDKTPSPIGAGLPLLQRLRLLKEKQDREERAVKSTPPQKSPPHSHVTCTLSPQESIQEEPEREFNEGFPLIQRLQQLKIKNEPQSYATTGETGGLVMANAPANISSKVDTHAHFGTSAVTSAAVTSAGVSSAAGAAAQSLAVAQIKPIMKVSFKQKIQQLQAGGGGGAAAAPKESAASTGAIAKKEPPKSLAVVAKHAASSTLHVDPTAGSVGGLVGVASGGGGGGGALTASSSLPIATISKKVTKPYSKLSTPLQSDTDTDGTPIKPWSKLKLATLMSSSYTSLTNCSPDDLATPLKNYSLSNIPQQMETGGDTSRARHHSARSSHSPRHTHGHAHAHASGSSTCSSSAQSTLSTTRECLRLQKPPQEPLAAAEAETKEGARGRKFYQSVFDLSPEYCGLPFVKRLKILNERQKLAELEKALQTRSFSLDCSSTKSSNNIEVPITESLYRCYSDTSGIYSQFMSTYESTTSSASVSTNTSASASASASASDSNSKLPPQQLQLLEYMPLSPESNETVERRKLKSILKKMQKGEGSATDGNGNGASGGGGGDGDAQEEANTKAKSRGRGLLTEPTLEGPPASAKEEGQFAAFSANVNAIASATSNLSSSTQSLSLANVTHGNGNGNGNGSVANLGIGIGSVNDNLATPTNSLRPLAEASVWSPTLALVTPTNSPQDSFPFEPQELSGVIAGVGNASTSASALASSSTTATASYVVECSSMSSSNKILSQNSEFHAQSTTSTDLNLNLQLRQNTTNSSASGGGQVPKLEGFPEAQDYFNQILSGINQVIKTHMNDMHSKFETQFSTMAGEVRRRDAIIAQLQLKLRAIEQKPTTSSTALMRRQRREKHSQISVDDDEPNEQDNSSSGSSAELLFMRGDSLDTVFTSSPPIQGRRSISPGPSRHHAASANALNCPSSYYSGPGALSTRHAQSHPSFYTPHGNGRQSSRGGYHDWEQRSMQAGIGGSGSGSAMMISDVTGNLTRLSDSVILDIGESSSSSSSSSKMNITGIDDDDEDEEAEDELSGAALVGNTAGTSSSSNDWEVQMLAAEMERQERKRGHSLSDNLGELRHCSSFLRRRRKYSDTETEYSETDQDERLAAAAVTGEQLSSTVSTSAAAATTTIVDEAAAASSGSNRPRASSLDQFNLRYGIGRGIFKAMSIDRDKDKL from the exons ATGAAACTGAGCGTCAGCGCGTATCGGGCGCATGCATCCGCACACAAGAAGATCCTCTCCAGCGGCTATCATTCCCAGCTCAATTACGGCAGCACTGGCGCCGCCGCAGCATCCTCCTCCTCAtccgcggcagcagcagcggctacTGCATCGGGCCTATATACG aTGGAAACGCATGAGCATGGCGGCAAGTTTCCAAAGGATATGGCGCGTGCTATGGAGTGCAACAGCGATACGGATGTTATCAGCCCCACGGGCACCAGCAGTTcgggcggcggtggcggcggcggaggAGGACCAGACAACAGCGGTGGCCATCATAAGCGGCATcacaaaggcagcagctcctcctcggcagcagcggccgcagcagcggcagccgctATGGCTCACGATGATGCGCACTCATCGGACAGCAAGAGTCCCAGTCAGCG gAAATCGCGTATCGGAGATGGAGCTTCGGATCCAGATTCCGATTG GACGCGCTCGAATCAGCGCTGGATGAAGCTACGCACAACCGTGCAAATATCATCGGCCATACAGAAGAAACCACCGCTCAAACGCGAAGATTCATTCCTGAAGCGTTTCTCAACAAGACAAATACCCGAAACACAG gaAACTGTTGAGGATACGGGTTCAGAAAGTGCCTCTGGTGACGTCGATAAAACTGTTAAGCGCCGTCGTCGCTATCTGCAGAAACGACGCTCCGTTGTTAATCCAGATGAGAATTTTTACTTCTATTGGCTCATGATGTTAACTATATGTGTTCTATATAATCTATGGACCCTCATTGTGCGGCAGAGCTTTCCCGAACTGCAG CAAGCTGTGCCTACCTTTTGGCTTATCTGCGATTCAATGACAGATGTTGTATTTATCTTAGATATAATAGTTCAATTACGCACAGGCTATCTGGAGCAGGGTCTAAtg GTATACGATGATAAAAAACTCGCCTGCCACTATGTGCACTCGCGTGAGTTCATCTTTGATATGATGGCGCTAATACCATTGGACCTGCTCCAACTGAAGATGGGCACACATCCGCTTTTGCGTTTTACGCGCTTTTTTAAA GTATATCGATCTGTGAGATTTTATTACATTGTAGAGAGTAGAACCGTTTGGCCAAATTTATGGCGCGTTGTTAATCTTATTCATATCCTCTTAATATTGGCCCATTGGTTCGGTTGCTTCTATTTTTTGCTCTCCGAGGCGGAGGGCTTTCAG GGCGATTGGGTGTATCCGTATCGACCAGGTGACTATGCGACGCTGACGCGCAAATACTTGGGCAGCTTGTATTGgtcgacgctgacgctgacgacAATTGGAGATCTGCCTACGCCGGAAACGAATGCCGA GTATATTTTTACAATCGTTAGCTATCTGATTGGTGTTTTTATCTTTGCGACTATTGTGGGCCAAGTGGGCAATGTGATAACAAATCGTAATGCAAATCGACTCGAGTTCGAGCGTCTACTCGATGGTGCCAAGACATACATGAGACATCACAAG GTGCCTGGTGGGATGAAGCGTCGCGTGCTGCGGTGGTACGACTACAGTTGGTCACGTGGTCGGATACAGGGTGGCGGTGATATAAACACCGCGCTGGGTCTGCTGCCCGACAAACTGAAAACCGAATTGGCCTTACACGTGAATCTGAGCGTGCTGAAGAAGGTGACCATATTCCAAGAGTGCCAGCCCGAGTTTCTGCACGATCTCGTGCTCAAAATGAAGGCGTACATCTTTACGCCGGGCGATTCGATATGCCGCAAGGGTGAAGTTGCTCGCGAAATGTTCATCATAGCCGATGGCATACTCGAGGTGCTCAGCGAGACGGGCAAGGTGCTGACCACAATGAAGGCTGGCGATTTTTTCGGAGAAATCGGCATACTCAATCTGGATGGACTAAACAA ACGCACTGCGGATGTGCGCTCGGTGGGCTACTCGGAGCTGTTCTCGTTGTCGCGCGAGGATGTGCTGGCTGCAATGAAGGACTATCCCGATGCGCAGGAGATTCTGCAGACGCTGGGACGCAAGCGACTCATGGAGGTGCGTTGCGTGaacaaaaagtatgcaaaggCGCAGAGCGACAAGGAGGCGGCGGCGTATGCAGCAGCTCATCCACATCATTCGCATGCGCATGCGCATGGGCATGGACACCATCATCAGGTGCATCAGAGCGACAGCAGCGAGAACAGTGCCTCCAAGAAGATTGTGGATAAGCTGAAGCATGACGTCAAAGGCTTTCGCAATGTGCTGAAGAAGTCCAG AACTTCACGCAAGAGCGACGAATCGCTGGAGATGCAGCCACTGCATATTACCTCACCACGTGGCAGCAAGATTATGCTGAAGCGCATGTCGCGCGTACGCTCCGACGACAAGGATGCGGACAGCGCCGAGGCCAAGGATGAGCTGCACGACAAGACGCCCAGTCCCATTGGTGCGGGTCTGCCGCTGCTACAGCGTCTGCGCCTGCTCAAGGAGAAGCAG GATCGCGAAGAGCGAGCTGTTAAGTCCACACCACCACAGAAATCTCCACCTCACTCACATGTAACGTGTACGTTATCGCCGCAGGAATCGATACAGGAGGAGCCCGAACGCGAGTTCAACGAAGGCTTTCCCCTGATCCAGCGACTCCAGcagctgaaaattaaaaacgagCCGCAGTCGTATGCGACGACCGGCGAAACCGGCGGCCTCGTCATG GCGAATGCACCGGCTAACATAAGCAGCAAGGTGGATACCCATGCGCACTTTGGAACTAGTGCGGTGACTAGTGCGGCAGTGACTAGTGCTGGCGTTAGTTCCGCAGCTGGTGCCGCTGCTCAGTCGCTGGCCGTGGCCCAGATCAAGCCCATTATGAAGGTTTCCTTCAAGCAGAAGATTCAGCAGCTTCAAGCTGGCGGTGGAGGTGGAGCAGCCGCTGCTCCGAAAGAGAGCGCTGCTTCCACGGGCGCCATTGCCAAGAAGGAGCCACCCAAGTCCTTGGCTGTGGTGGCCAAACATGCGGCAAGcagcacgttgcacgttgatCCCACAGCTGGTTCAGTTGGTGGGCTGGTGGGCGTTGctagtggtggtggtggtggcggtggtgcCTTGACAGCCAGCAGTAGTCTGCCCATTGCCACCATATCGAAGAAGGTAACAAAGCCATATTCGAAGCTGAGCACGCCGCTGCAGTCGGATACGGATACGGATGGCACGCCCATTAAGCCCTGGTCCAAGCTCAAGCTGGCCACGCTCATGTCCTCCAGCTACACCAGCCTGACCAACTGCTCGCCCGACGATCTGGCAACGCCGCTCAAAAACTACTCGCTCAGCAATATACCGCAGCAAATGGAAACGGGCGGCGACACCAGCCGCGCCAGACACCACAGCGCGCGCAGCTCGCACTCGCCGCGTCACACCCATGGGCACGCCCACGCGCATGCCTCCGGCTCGAGCACCTGCTCCTCCAGCGCGCAAAGCACGCTGAGCACCACGCGCGAGTGCCTGCGACTGCAGAAGCCGCCGCAAGAGCCGCTGGCTGCCGCCGAGGCGGAAACGAAGGAGGGCGCCCGCGGCCGGAAGTTCTATCAGAGCGTATTCGATCTGTCGCCGGAGTACTGCGGCCTGCCGTTCGTAAAGCGTCTGAAGATTCTCAACGAGCGCCAGAAGCTGGCCGAGCTGGAGAAGGCGCTGCAGACGCGCAGCTTCAGCCTCGACTGCTCCAGCACCAAGTCGAGCAACAACATCGAAGTGCCCATTACGGAGTCCTTGTATCGCTGCTATAGCGACACCTCTGGCATTTACTCGCAGTTCATGAGCACCTACGAGTCCACTACGAGTTCTGCCTCCGTTTCAACCAACACATCCGCCTCGGCTTCGGCATCGGCCTCCGCATCGGACAGCAATTCGAAGCTGCCTccgcagcagctacagctgctggaATACATGCCGCTGAGTCCGGAATCGAATGAAACAGTGGAGCGACGCAAGCTGAAGAGCATACTGAAGAAGATGCAGAAAGGAGAGGGCAGTGCGACTGATGGAAACGGAAATGGAGCTTCGGGTGGAGGAGGAGGAGATGGTGATGCCCAAGAGGAGGCGAACACCAAGGCAAAAAGCAGGGGGCGGGGGCTGTTGACGGAGCCAACCTTGGAAGG CCCGCCCGCCAGTGCCAAAGAGGAAGGTCAGTTCGCTGCCTTCAGCGCAAACGTGAACGCGATCGCGAGCGCGACCTCGAATCTCAGTAGTAGTACCCAGAGCCTTAGTTTAGCCAACGTAACGCACGGTAACGGTAATGGTAATGGTAACGGTAGCGTCGCTAATCTCGGTATCGGCATCGGTAGTGTTAACGATAATCTGGCAACGCCAACGAATTCGCTGCGACCACTGGCAGAGGCGTCCGTCTGGTCGCCGACGTTGGCATTGGTAACGCCAACGAATTCGCCGCAAGATAGTTTCCCATTCGAGCCACAAGAACTGAGCGGCGTCATCGCTGGCGTTGGCAACGCCTCAACGTCGGCTTCGGCTTTGGCTTCGTCGtcaactacagcaacagcttcGTATGTGGTCGAATGCTCATCGATGTCCTCATCGAATAAGATACTCTCACAGAATAGCGAATTTCATGCACAATCCACAACATCCAcagatttgaatttgaatttgcagctCAGACAGAACACGACGAATTCGTCAGCATCTGGTGGCGGTCAAGTGCCAAAACTGGAAG GCTTTCCAGAGGCACAGGATTACTTCAATCAGATACTCAGCGGCATCAATCAGGTGATCAAGACGCACATGAACGACATGCACTCGAAGTTCGAGACACAGTTCTCCACCATGGCGGGCGAGGTGCGACGTCGCGACGCCATCATtgcccagctgcagctcaagctgcgcGCCATCGAGCAGAAGCCGACGACGTCGTCAACGGCGCTGATGCGACGCCAGAGGCGCGAGAAGCACTCACAGATATCCGTGGACGATGACGAGCCAAACGAGCAGGACAACAGCAGCTCCGGCTCATCAGCGGAGCTGCTCTTTATG cgtGGCGACTCGCTGGATACGGTGTTCACCTCCTCGCCGCCCATACAGGGCAGACGCAGCATATCGCCAGGTCCGAGTCGGCATCATGCTGCCTCCGCGAATGCGCTCAACTGTCCAAGCAGCTACTACAGTGGACCCGGCGCGCTTAGCACGCGTCATGCCCAAAGTCATCCGAGCTTCTACACGCCGCACGGCAATGGACGCCAGTCCAGTCGTGGTGGCTATCACGATTGGGAGCAGCGCAGCATGCAGGCGGGCAttggtggcagtggcagtggcagcgccaTGATGATCAGCGATGTAACTGGCAATCTGACGCGACTGTCGGACAGCGTGATACTCGATATAGGCGAGAGCTctagctccagcagcagctcgagcaaAATGAACATTACGGGCatcgatgacgacgacgaggacGAAGAGGCGGAGGATGAGCTGAGCGGCGCTGCCTTGGTGGGCAACACGGcgggcaccagcagcagcagcaacgactgGGAGGTGCAGATGCTCGCTGCCGAAATGGAGCGGCAGGAGCGCAAGCGCGGACACTCGCTCTCCGACAATCTGGGCGAACTGCgccactgcagcagctttctgcggcggcggcgcaagTACAGCGACACCGAAACCGAATACAGCGAGACGGACCAGGATGAGCGGCTAGCGGCGGCAGCTGTCACTGGGGAGCAGCTTAGCAGCACAGTCAGCAccagcgcagcagcggcaactacAACGATAGTGGATGAAGCGGCTGCTGCAAGTAGTGGCAGCAATAGACCGCGCGCCTCCAGCTTGGATCAGTTCAATCTGCGCTATGGCATCGGGCGTGGCATCTTTAAAGCAATGAGCATCGATCGTGATAAAGACAAGCTCTGA